The proteins below are encoded in one region of Neoasaia chiangmaiensis:
- a CDS encoding HlyD family secretion protein encodes MRIMPFYLPRPSTRVVVPLALVVVILFGLLAVTVPEYFEASTADAYIDAHIEQISPHVPAYVRALHVNDNTYVHRGDLLVELDPRDYEAQLAIARANIAAASSRLEDARNRVAVVAAAVREAQSRVEVNEAHVRLALVSLRRLLAVTDARAVSTQSVDDATAALAAAQADLSASRSVVQEQTAQEALARSEVETTAVGVDQARASEAREALLLSYTRITSDCDCRVTNKTAQRGDYVQPGQVLFSLVPDAPYVLANYRETELAPLRVGQSALVRVDALGGRILHAHVDSFQDGTGSRFALLPPQNATGNFIKVVQRVPVKIVFDELPRSGALLAPGMSVETEVFFAGRPHWLGLFE; translated from the coding sequence ATGCGCATCATGCCGTTCTACTTACCCCGCCCGTCCACGCGCGTCGTCGTTCCGCTTGCCCTCGTGGTCGTGATCCTGTTTGGCCTCCTGGCTGTCACGGTGCCGGAATACTTCGAGGCCAGCACCGCCGACGCCTATATCGATGCGCATATCGAGCAGATCAGTCCTCATGTGCCCGCCTATGTCCGGGCGCTGCATGTGAACGACAACACTTATGTGCATCGTGGCGACCTCCTCGTTGAACTTGATCCGCGTGATTACGAGGCGCAACTTGCCATTGCGCGAGCAAACATCGCAGCGGCGTCGTCCCGCCTAGAAGATGCACGAAATCGCGTCGCGGTCGTCGCGGCCGCCGTGCGGGAAGCGCAGTCGCGGGTCGAGGTCAATGAGGCGCACGTCCGTCTTGCACTGGTCTCGCTTCGGCGCCTGCTCGCCGTGACCGATGCGCGGGCCGTCTCGACTCAAAGTGTCGATGATGCCACGGCCGCACTTGCGGCGGCGCAGGCCGATCTTTCGGCCTCCCGGTCGGTGGTGCAGGAGCAGACGGCGCAGGAGGCACTGGCGCGCTCCGAGGTCGAGACGACTGCCGTCGGTGTCGATCAGGCGCGCGCAAGCGAGGCACGTGAGGCGCTGTTGCTCTCCTACACCCGGATCACGTCGGACTGCGACTGCCGGGTGACGAACAAGACGGCCCAACGCGGCGACTACGTCCAGCCGGGGCAGGTTCTGTTCTCGCTCGTGCCCGATGCACCCTACGTTCTGGCGAACTACCGTGAGACGGAGCTGGCGCCGCTTCGGGTCGGGCAATCGGCGCTGGTCCGGGTTGATGCGCTTGGAGGTCGCATTTTGCATGCTCACGTCGACAGCTTTCAGGACGGCACGGGTTCGCGCTTCGCCCTCCTCCCCCCGCAGAATGCGACCGGTAATTTCATCAAGGTGGTGCAGCGCGTGCCGGTGAAGATCGTGTTTGACGAGTTGCCCCGATCGGGCGCGCTCCTCGCACCGGGCATGTCGGTGGAAACGGAGGTCTTCTTTGCCGGGCGGCCGCACTGGCTGGGGCTGTTCGAATGA
- a CDS encoding efflux transporter outer membrane subunit has translation MSARRLRLRDARALLLLLPSLVSACTVGPDYHAAHPVLPDRFAGAKPGALPDEGMRWWTAFGDQTLDDLVRTALADAPTIAQANARVAQARALAGATGAELLPQVDADGAYTRNLGSQNVPTGVRPGGLGRGVHSNIFQAGFDASWEIDVFGGVRRQIEGAQGHYQAAIEDRRDATLTLIAEIARAYWDLRGAQETLAIARANANAQADTAHLAAVRLSAGLSPVLDPLRADAQTADVRADIPVALAAIRGDVARIAALTGHPPETLIDRLEVAGPLPQAMRDPPPGLPSDLLRRRPDIRAAERRMQEANARIGVATSDYYPHFYLTGVAGIQSLNADRFFTGGSLYYQAGPTVRWLIFDAGRTRFRIEGERARTDEAYAAYRQVVLNALRDVETAMSAYARAQDRSNMLETETRSEQHALDVAQRLYRVGATDYLTVLDAQRTLYRAQTLKAQSDRDCAVDLVAFYKALGGGWQDVPAIGEPNFARSR, from the coding sequence ATGAGCGCCCGCCGGCTCCGGCTGCGCGACGCGCGTGCCCTCCTGCTCTTGTTACCAAGCCTCGTGAGCGCCTGTACCGTCGGGCCGGATTATCACGCGGCCCATCCTGTATTGCCGGACCGCTTCGCAGGCGCCAAGCCGGGTGCATTGCCCGACGAGGGGATGCGGTGGTGGACGGCTTTCGGAGACCAGACGCTCGACGACCTTGTCAGGACGGCGCTGGCCGACGCACCCACTATCGCCCAGGCCAATGCGCGCGTGGCGCAGGCGCGGGCGCTGGCAGGCGCCACTGGCGCGGAGCTCCTGCCGCAGGTCGACGCGGATGGTGCCTACACGCGCAATCTGGGCAGTCAGAACGTGCCGACGGGCGTGCGTCCGGGTGGCCTCGGGCGCGGCGTACACAGCAATATCTTCCAGGCTGGGTTCGACGCTTCGTGGGAGATCGACGTCTTCGGCGGTGTTCGGCGTCAGATCGAGGGGGCGCAAGGCCACTACCAGGCGGCGATCGAGGACCGGCGGGATGCTACCCTGACGCTGATCGCCGAGATCGCCCGTGCCTACTGGGACTTGCGCGGCGCGCAGGAAACGCTTGCGATCGCAAGGGCCAACGCCAACGCGCAGGCCGATACCGCTCATCTTGCCGCCGTGCGCCTATCAGCGGGGCTTTCGCCGGTCCTCGACCCACTGCGCGCGGACGCGCAGACCGCCGATGTCCGGGCCGACATTCCTGTTGCCTTGGCCGCGATCAGGGGGGATGTCGCCCGTATCGCCGCCCTGACCGGCCATCCGCCCGAGACGTTGATCGATCGCCTGGAGGTTGCAGGCCCACTGCCGCAGGCCATGCGGGATCCACCGCCGGGCCTGCCGTCAGATCTGCTCCGGCGGCGTCCCGACATCCGGGCGGCGGAACGAAGGATGCAGGAAGCCAATGCGCGGATCGGCGTCGCCACGTCCGACTATTACCCGCATTTCTACCTGACGGGCGTCGCCGGGATCCAGAGCCTGAACGCCGATCGCTTCTTCACCGGCGGCAGTCTGTATTATCAGGCTGGCCCGACCGTGCGCTGGCTAATCTTCGATGCCGGACGGACGCGTTTCCGCATCGAGGGCGAACGGGCGCGTACGGACGAAGCCTATGCCGCCTACCGGCAAGTAGTTCTGAACGCCTTGCGAGATGTCGAGACTGCCATGTCGGCCTACGCCCGCGCCCAGGATCGTAGCAACATGCTGGAGACCGAAACGCGCTCGGAACAGCATGCTCTTGACGTGGCGCAGCGTCTCTATCGGGTCGGCGCCACTGACTATCTCACAGTCCTGGACGCGCAGCGGACGTTGTATCGCGCCCAGACCCTCAAGGCGCAGAGCGATCGCGACTGTGCGGTCGATCTTGTCGCCTTTTACAAGGCGCTCGGCGGCGGGTGGCAGGATGTCCCTGCGATAGGCGAGCCCAATTTCGCGAGGAGCCGCTGA
- a CDS encoding DoxX family protein: protein MSALTLFGRLALTAFFWGTAVQSLLDLDAATQEMRSFGLPLPSITIWAVIALKLTGTVAILIDPSGWGRIGAAALGLFTIATIPIAYPFWSLGGPAHGKAVQAALEHLSVIGGLVIASL from the coding sequence ATGTCCGCCCTTACCCTGTTTGGCCGCCTGGCCCTGACCGCCTTCTTCTGGGGCACGGCGGTACAGAGTCTCCTCGATCTTGATGCGGCCACGCAGGAGATGCGCAGCTTTGGTTTGCCGTTGCCCTCGATCACGATCTGGGCCGTCATCGCACTAAAGCTGACCGGGACGGTCGCCATCTTGATCGATCCATCCGGCTGGGGACGCATCGGCGCGGCAGCGCTCGGGCTGTTCACCATCGCTACCATTCCGATCGCCTACCCTTTTTGGTCGCTTGGCGGCCCCGCTCATGGAAAGGCAGTTCAGGCGGCTCTCGAACATCTCAGCGTCATCGGAGGCCTCGTAATCGCAAGCCTCTAA
- a CDS encoding recombinase family protein gives MIRVALYARYSSDNQRAASIEDQFRICREHAKREKWKVAGAYKDAGISGASMILRPGIQTLLQDAQRGDFTIVLAEALDRISRDQADVATLFKHLKFAGVRIVTLAEGEISELHVGLKGTMNALFLKDLAQKTHRGIRGRVEEGKSGGGLCYGYKVIKKLDTRGDPIRGDREIDPNEANVVRRIFRDFASGVGPRAIARTLNDDGIPGPNGKPWIDTTIRGHVQRGTGIVNNELYVGRLVWNRLRYIKDPSTGKRVSRLNPESAWITTDVPELRIVDDALWQAVRERQTKIAAQYVNVIAAVRTSAVNRMNGMRRPKSLFSGMIFCGVCGGTYSLREKDRYACSNRIANCSCHNKATILRPDLEERVLAGLKHKLMTPEAAAAAMKAYAEETNRLNHERRANSAGYKAELAKVEKGIAGIMTAIENGMFDLHVKARMQELRDREVELNALLSSELEDTLDIHPNVAAVFKKKVERLTESLNQPEDRAEASEAIRALVEKIVLSPGDKRGEIFATLYGELGTLLRFVNQKDTKSGKPLKGLAKTSKSVSVVAGAGLLLSLRQPQVESKAGLIGCFNELFSAHA, from the coding sequence ATGATCCGCGTCGCGCTCTATGCCCGCTATTCCTCCGACAACCAGCGGGCGGCCTCGATCGAGGACCAGTTCCGCATCTGCCGTGAACACGCAAAGCGCGAGAAATGGAAGGTCGCCGGCGCCTACAAGGATGCGGGCATCTCCGGGGCGTCGATGATCCTGCGCCCCGGCATCCAGACCCTGTTGCAGGATGCGCAGCGCGGCGACTTCACCATCGTGCTGGCCGAGGCGCTGGACCGCATCAGCCGCGACCAGGCGGATGTCGCCACCCTGTTCAAGCACCTGAAATTCGCAGGCGTGAGGATCGTCACTCTCGCCGAGGGCGAAATCTCCGAACTGCATGTCGGCCTCAAGGGCACGATGAACGCGCTGTTCCTGAAAGACCTGGCGCAGAAGACCCATCGGGGCATTCGAGGGCGCGTCGAGGAGGGCAAATCCGGTGGCGGCCTGTGCTACGGCTACAAGGTCATCAAGAAGCTGGATACACGAGGCGATCCGATCCGGGGGGACCGCGAGATCGACCCGAACGAAGCCAATGTGGTGCGCCGCATCTTCCGGGACTTCGCATCTGGCGTCGGCCCGCGCGCGATCGCCCGCACCCTCAACGACGACGGCATCCCCGGCCCCAACGGCAAGCCATGGATCGACACCACGATCCGGGGCCACGTCCAGCGCGGCACGGGCATCGTCAACAACGAACTTTACGTGGGCCGCCTCGTCTGGAACCGGCTTCGCTATATCAAGGATCCGTCCACCGGGAAGCGGGTCTCGCGTCTGAACCCGGAATCCGCCTGGATCACGACCGACGTGCCGGAACTGCGCATCGTCGATGACGCGCTCTGGCAGGCCGTCCGCGAGCGCCAGACGAAGATCGCGGCGCAATATGTCAACGTCATCGCGGCCGTCAGGACGTCGGCCGTGAACCGCATGAACGGCATGCGCCGTCCCAAATCCCTGTTCTCGGGGATGATTTTCTGCGGCGTCTGCGGCGGCACCTATTCGCTTCGCGAGAAGGACCGCTATGCCTGCTCAAACCGGATCGCTAACTGTTCCTGCCATAACAAGGCGACGATCCTGCGCCCCGATCTTGAAGAACGCGTGCTCGCCGGCCTCAAACACAAGCTGATGACCCCCGAAGCCGCCGCTGCGGCCATGAAAGCCTATGCGGAAGAGACCAACCGGCTGAACCACGAACGTCGCGCCAATAGCGCTGGCTACAAGGCCGAATTGGCGAAGGTCGAGAAGGGTATCGCCGGCATCATGACCGCGATTGAGAACGGGATGTTCGACCTTCACGTGAAAGCGCGCATGCAGGAGCTTCGCGACCGCGAAGTCGAGCTGAACGCCCTGCTCTCCTCCGAACTGGAGGACACGCTCGACATTCATCCAAATGTCGCAGCCGTCTTCAAAAAGAAGGTGGAGCGCCTGACCGAGAGCCTGAACCAGCCAGAAGACCGGGCCGAGGCCTCCGAGGCCATCCGCGCGCTGGTCGAGAAGATCGTCCTGTCACCGGGTGATAAGCGCGGCGAGATCTTCGCAACACTCTATGGCGAGCTTGGCACGCTGCTGAGATTCGTGAACCAGAAGGACACGAAATCAGGCAAGCCTTTGAAAGGACTTGCGAAAACGTCAAAGTCGGTATCGGTGGTTGCGGGGGCAGGATTGCTTCTCAGCTTGAGGCAACCGCAAGTTGAGAGCAAAGCGGGATTAATAGGCTGTTTTAATGAACTTTTTTCGGCACACGCATGA
- a CDS encoding DNA methyltransferase: protein MLAEKRRNVILNGDSIELMRRMDRDSVDFILTDPPYLVSYKGRDGRHLRNDDNARWLRPSVNQMHRILKPGGFAISFYGWNRIDLFAEAWKAAGFRMVGHIVFRKSYASSSRFLRYEHKCAYLLAKGDVTPPARTVPDVIDMPYSGNRLHPTQKPVEALLPLVEVFCPPGGLVLDPFCGSGSSLVAARDLGRDWIGMDLDPDHAATAARRLASHDGERVAG from the coding sequence ATACTTGCCGAGAAGCGCCGCAACGTGATCCTCAATGGCGACAGCATCGAACTGATGCGGCGTATGGACCGGGATTCGGTCGATTTCATTCTCACCGATCCGCCCTATCTGGTCAGCTACAAGGGCCGGGACGGCCGGCATCTGCGGAATGACGACAATGCGCGCTGGCTCCGGCCGTCGGTCAACCAGATGCACCGCATCCTGAAACCGGGTGGCTTCGCGATCTCGTTTTATGGCTGGAACAGGATCGATCTGTTTGCCGAAGCTTGGAAGGCGGCTGGGTTCCGCATGGTCGGACACATCGTCTTCCGCAAGTCCTATGCGTCTTCGTCCCGTTTCCTTCGGTATGAGCATAAATGCGCCTACCTGCTGGCAAAGGGCGACGTCACACCACCGGCCCGGACGGTCCCCGACGTGATCGACATGCCCTATTCAGGCAACCGGCTGCATCCTACGCAGAAGCCGGTGGAGGCGTTGCTGCCTCTGGTGGAAGTCTTCTGCCCGCCCGGCGGTTTGGTCCTGGATCCGTTCTGCGGGTCCGGCTCCTCCCTCGTGGCGGCCCGTGATCTCGGGCGGGACTGGATCGGTATGGATCTCGATCCGGATCATGCCGCAACCGCGGCCCGTCGGCTTGCAAGCCATGACGGAGAGAGAGTGGCGGGGTAG
- a CDS encoding SDR family NAD(P)-dependent oxidoreductase — MVETFSGRVAFVTGAAAGTISPQNSTADLSEAEWDRIMSVNLRGTWYCMTHELRRMLAQECGAIVNASSTGRLNGIAGLPAYVASAVLWLCSPGSSFVPEHAPAVIPLQK, encoded by the coding sequence TTGGTCGAGACATTTTCAGGGCGAGTCGCATTCGTAACAGGCGCAGCAGCCGGGACTATCAGCCCGCAAAACAGTACGGCCGATCTGTCCGAAGCGGAATGGGACCGGATCATGTCGGTTAACCTGCGCGGCACATGGTATTGCATGACGCATGAACTGCGTCGGATGCTGGCGCAGGAATGCGGTGCCATCGTCAATGCCTCGTCTACCGGTCGCCTGAACGGAATTGCCGGACTTCCAGCTTATGTCGCAAGCGCTGTACTTTGGTTATGCAGCCCCGGTTCAAGCTTCGTGCCGGAGCATGCTCCGGCGGTCATTCCGTTACAAAAATAG
- a CDS encoding carboxymuconolactone decarboxylase family protein produces the protein MANTPSAARKAFGDIAPGLADYTDQVLFGDVWERPGLAPRERCIVTVSSLISLYRTNELGFHIRKALATGVTQAEIIEIITHLAFYAGWPTASTALTIARGIFDEKKD, from the coding sequence ATGGCTAATACTCCTTCAGCCGCCCGGAAAGCCTTTGGTGATATTGCGCCGGGTCTTGCCGATTATACGGATCAGGTGCTGTTCGGTGATGTCTGGGAACGCCCTGGCCTCGCGCCGCGAGAGCGCTGCATCGTAACAGTCAGCAGCCTGATCTCGCTCTACCGCACCAATGAACTGGGCTTTCATATCCGCAAGGCACTCGCGACCGGCGTCACTCAGGCGGAAATCATCGAGATCATCACACATCTGGCGTTCTACGCGGGATGGCCCACAGCCTCCACGGCCCTGACCATCGCACGGGGCATTTTTGACGAAAAGAAGGACTGA